A single Tachypleus tridentatus isolate NWPU-2018 chromosome 9, ASM421037v1, whole genome shotgun sequence DNA region contains:
- the dy gene encoding transmembrane protein dusky, which produces MMLWSKTLLILAISLKVTTIAEEAEEKIEKGNPDQILEKMSSEIDTVENQEEKAYPSRKQYQTPPRPPPHSGFGPLLTHHESPSIPVPLPLPSLQGSLIFPALPQKVQKGRPGGYAVDHLSPKDQLGGYGSPQPIYTSRLGSKNNNFPGFPNLPGSDTWPLPQPEMPVIIHLDVKCEKNLMKVAVEFDKAFHGIIFSKGHYNYGNCVHLPAGSGRKSVYFDISINSCGTTGNTENGLYGYGGNSGSGTFFENTIIVQYDPQVQEVWDQARKLRCTWHDQYEKAVTFRPFPVDMLDVVRADFAGDNVGCWMQIQVGKGPWASEAAGIVKIGQTMTMVLAIKDDENRFDMLVRNCIAHDGKRAPIELVDGRGCIVRSKLMSRFTKIKNFGSSASVLSYAHFQAFKFPDSMEVHFQCTIQICRYQCPEQCVYPVDHTAAAREGIQGPHPGYVPAGRPREERDVSFSDNSKGTPSSSLEEMTEIGLNRVIRVVSVGDLAFSLKTNDSTPVRDTYDIEDSGVICMSTPGFVASLVVLLAILVVSSLFSAFLCLKQRSPDGAASTLSYDLPVLKKNKY; this is translated from the coding sequence GTGACTACTATAGCAGAAGAAGCAGAAGAAAAGATTGAAAAAGGAAATCCAGACCAAATCTTAGAAAAAATGTCCAGTGAAATAGATACAGTAGAGAACCAGGAAGAGAAGGCCTATCCATCCCGAAAGCAATACCAGACTCCCCCACGTCCACCTCCTCACTCAGGATTTGGCCCATTATTAACTCACCATGAGAGCCCATCAATCCCTGTTCCTTTACCACTACCCAGTCTTCAAGGCTCTCTTATCTTTCCTGCTCTGCCCCAGAAAGTGCAAAAAGGAAGACCGGGAGGGTATGCTGTGGATCATCTTTCTCCGAAGGATCAGTTGGGTGGCTATGGATCTCCTCAGCCAATTTACACGTCTAGACTCGGTTCCAAGAATAACAACTTTCCGGGTTTCCCGAACCTCCCTGGATCTGACACTTGGCCGTTACCTCAGCCTGAGATGCCTGTGATCATTCACTTGGATGTTAAGTGCGAGAAAAACTTGATGAAAGTCGCAGTTGAGTTTGATAAAGCCTTCCACGGTATTATTTTTAGTAAAGGTCATTATAACTACGGTAACTGTGTCCATTTACCCGCAGGATCGGGTCGAAAGAGTGTCTATTTCGACATTTCTATTAACAGTTGTGGCACTACGGGAAACACAGAGAATGGTCTTTATGGCTATGGTGGAAACAGTGGTAGTGGCACGTTTTTCGAGAACACTATCATAGTCCAGTATGATCCCCAGGTACAGGAGGTGTGGGATCAAGCCCGGAAACTACGTTGCACCTGGCACGATCAGTATGAAAAAGCTGTTACCTTCCGACCTTTCCCAGTGGACATGTTAGATGTCGTGCGAGCTGATTTTGCTGGAGACAACGTAGGGTGTTGGATGCAGATCCAGGTAGGTAAAGGGCCTTGGGCTAGCGAAGCAGCTGGAATCGTCAAGATTGGTCAAACCATGACTATGGTGTTAGCTATAAAGGATGATGAAAATAGATTCGATATGCTGGTTAGAAACTGTATTGCCCACGATGGAAAGCGAGCTCCTATTGAGCTTGTTGATGGTAGAGGCTGTATCGTTAGATCTAAGCTTATGAGCAGGTTCACCAAAATTAAGAATTTTGGTTCCAGTGCATCTGTGTTATCCTACGCGCATTTCCAGGCCTTTAAATTTCCAGACTCTATGGAGGTACACTTTCAGTGTACCATCCAGATCTGTAGATATCAGTGTCCTGAGCAATGTGTTTATCCAGTTGATCACACTGCTGCTGCTCGAGAAGGTATCCAAGGTCCTCATCCTGGCTACGTTCCCGCTGGCAGACCTCGAGAGGAACGTGACGTCAGTTTTAGTGACAACAGTAAAGGAACCCCTAGTTCTTCTTTGGAAGAAATGACCGAGATCGGATTGAACAGAGTTATTCGAGTAGTGTCGGTTGGAGATTTAGCTTTCTCACTCAAAACTAATGATTCAACACCCGTTCGTGATACCTATGATATAGAAGACAGTGGTGTTATATGTATGTCAACACCAGGCTTTGTTGCTTCATTAGTAGTATTGTTAGCTATCCTGGTAGTGTCCTCCCTCTTTTCAGCATTTCTTTGCCTTAAGCAACGATCACCAGATGGTGCTGCATCTACATTATCTTATGATTTGccagttttaaagaaaaacaaatattaa